One genomic region from Actinocatenispora thailandica encodes:
- the tyrS gene encoding tyrosine--tRNA ligase: MTDIVADLQWRGLIKDSTDPDELAKHLANGPVTFYVGFDPTGPSLHIGHLVQILTARRLQQAGHRPLVLVGGATGLIGDPKDAGERTLNAPEVVAGWVRRLQDQLAPFVTFSGDLAARAVNNLDWTAEMSVVEFLRDVGKHFPVNQMLSREIVRARLAAGGISFTEFSYQLLQSNDFFQLHRRYGCTVQFGGSDQWGNITAGVDYCRRQGAAVQAFTTPLITRADGTKFGKTADGQSVWLDPAMTSPYAFYQFWFNTADADVGRYLRCFSFRSHDEIEELIAAGTARPAARAGQRALAEELTTLVHGAHETAQVVAASQALFGRGQLDGLDESTVDAALREAGLLEVAELPSVATLFKQSGLCASLSEARRAVAEGGAYVNNERVADAEAVPGPDRLLYNRFLVLRRGKRTVAGVQLTS, from the coding sequence GTGACCGACATCGTTGCCGACCTCCAGTGGAGAGGTCTCATCAAGGACAGCACCGACCCGGACGAGCTGGCCAAGCATCTGGCCAACGGGCCGGTGACGTTCTATGTCGGGTTCGACCCCACCGGACCGAGCCTGCACATCGGCCACCTGGTGCAGATCCTGACCGCGCGGCGCCTGCAGCAGGCCGGCCACCGGCCGCTGGTGCTCGTCGGCGGCGCGACCGGACTGATCGGCGACCCGAAGGACGCGGGCGAGCGCACCCTCAACGCGCCGGAGGTGGTTGCCGGCTGGGTGCGCCGGTTGCAGGACCAGCTTGCCCCGTTCGTCACGTTCTCCGGGGATCTCGCCGCCCGCGCCGTCAACAACCTCGACTGGACCGCCGAGATGTCGGTGGTGGAGTTCCTGCGCGACGTGGGCAAGCACTTCCCGGTCAACCAGATGCTCTCCCGGGAGATCGTCCGGGCCCGGCTGGCGGCCGGTGGCATCAGCTTCACCGAGTTCAGCTACCAGCTGCTGCAGTCCAACGACTTCTTCCAGCTGCACCGCCGGTACGGCTGCACGGTGCAGTTCGGCGGTTCCGACCAGTGGGGCAACATCACCGCCGGGGTGGACTACTGCCGTCGCCAGGGCGCGGCGGTCCAGGCCTTCACCACTCCGCTGATCACCCGCGCCGACGGCACCAAGTTCGGCAAGACCGCGGACGGCCAGTCGGTCTGGCTGGATCCGGCGATGACCAGCCCGTACGCGTTCTACCAGTTCTGGTTCAACACCGCCGACGCCGACGTCGGCCGGTACCTGCGGTGTTTCAGCTTCCGCTCGCACGACGAGATCGAGGAGCTGATCGCCGCCGGCACGGCGCGCCCGGCGGCTCGGGCCGGCCAGCGCGCCCTGGCGGAGGAGCTGACCACGCTGGTGCACGGTGCGCACGAGACCGCCCAGGTCGTCGCCGCGAGCCAGGCGCTGTTCGGCCGCGGCCAGCTCGACGGGCTGGACGAGTCCACTGTGGACGCCGCGTTGCGCGAGGCCGGACTGCTGGAGGTCGCGGAGTTGCCGAGCGTGGCCACCTTGTTCAAGCAGTCCGGGCTGTGCGCGAGCCTGTCCGAGGCGCGCCGCGCGGTGGCCGAGGGCGGCGCCTACGTCAACAACGAGCGGGTCGCGGACGCAGAAGCTGTTCCGGGGCCGGATCGGTTGCTGTACAACCGTTTCCTGGTACTGCGTCGGGGCAAGCGAACGGTCGCCGGGGTGCAGTTGACCAGCTGA
- a CDS encoding NAD(P)-binding domain-containing protein has translation MTETTTSQVTVLGLGPMGTALAAAFLAAGHRTTIWNRTPGRTAALAERGATPADTAAAAVAASPLVVACVRDYAALRTVLTGTGADWTGRTLANLGSGRPDEARALAAWAGAQRLGYLDGAILTPTPTIGTAAGTVLYSGPEESFAVHRPTLAALGGRPAYLDADPGRAAAYEMALLDLFATAVHGVAHSFALARAERIAPTDLAPYARGIGGLLPEMIDRAARQLQAGEFPGEVSTIGSAAATIRHVAETARAHELDTGALDAVRALVDRAVAAGHGGAGLGRLALSVPR, from the coding sequence ATGACAGAAACCACCACCTCGCAGGTCACCGTGCTCGGACTCGGCCCGATGGGTACCGCGCTCGCCGCGGCGTTCCTCGCCGCCGGGCACCGCACCACGATCTGGAATCGCACCCCCGGCCGTACCGCCGCTCTGGCCGAGCGGGGCGCCACTCCGGCGGACACCGCCGCTGCCGCGGTCGCCGCGTCCCCGCTGGTCGTCGCCTGCGTACGCGACTACGCCGCGCTCCGCACGGTGCTCACCGGCACCGGCGCCGACTGGACCGGCCGTACGCTCGCCAATCTCGGCTCGGGACGCCCGGACGAGGCGCGCGCCCTCGCCGCCTGGGCCGGTGCGCAGCGCCTCGGCTACCTGGACGGCGCGATCCTCACCCCGACCCCGACGATCGGCACCGCCGCCGGCACCGTGCTCTACAGCGGACCCGAGGAGAGCTTCGCGGTACACCGACCGACCCTGGCCGCGCTGGGTGGCCGCCCGGCGTACCTGGATGCCGACCCGGGCCGGGCCGCGGCGTACGAGATGGCGCTGCTGGACCTGTTCGCGACCGCGGTGCACGGCGTCGCGCACTCGTTCGCGCTGGCCCGCGCGGAGCGGATCGCGCCGACCGACCTCGCCCCGTACGCGCGTGGCATCGGCGGCCTGCTGCCCGAGATGATCGACCGGGCGGCCCGGCAACTGCAGGCGGGGGAGTTCCCCGGCGAGGTGTCCACCATCGGCTCCGCCGCGGCGACGATCCGGCACGTCGCCGAGACGGCCCGGGCGCACGAGCTGGACACCGGTGCGCTCGACGCGGTGCGCGCGCTGGTCGACCGGGCCGTCGCGGCCGGCCACGGCGGCGCCGGGCTCGGCCGCCTGGCCCTGTCCGTACCGCGCTGA
- a CDS encoding MerR family transcriptional regulator yields the protein MEIGDLAARTGVSRRALRYYEQQGLLTPARRPNGYRDYPEAAERTVRQIQVLLAAGLGTAVIAEILPCLADPAVVRVPVCPELLDGLGAERDRITASVRRLVAARDLLDSLIADRDRPFATSLAELDAAGAGA from the coding sequence ATGGAGATCGGAGACCTCGCCGCGCGCACCGGCGTGAGCCGGCGCGCCCTGCGGTACTACGAACAGCAGGGGCTGCTCACCCCGGCGCGACGACCGAACGGATACCGCGACTATCCCGAGGCCGCGGAGCGCACCGTGCGCCAGATCCAGGTCCTGCTGGCCGCGGGACTGGGTACCGCGGTGATCGCGGAGATCCTGCCGTGCCTCGCCGACCCGGCCGTCGTACGGGTACCGGTCTGCCCGGAGCTGCTCGACGGCCTCGGCGCCGAGCGGGACCGCATCACCGCCTCGGTGCGCCGGCTGGTCGCGGCGCGGGACCTTCTCGACAGCCTGATCGCCGACCGGGATCGGCCGTTCGCCACGTCCCTGGCCGAACTCGATGCGGCCGGTGCCGGTGCCTGA